In one Pseudarthrobacter oxydans genomic region, the following are encoded:
- a CDS encoding thymidine phosphorylase, with translation MTDKVTETRAVDNIAEPFDAVDIIRVKRDKGTLSPEQIDWTIDAYTRGAIADEQMAALNMAILLNGMDRTEIARWTAAMIASGERMDFSSLRRPDGGLKYTSDKHSTGGVGDKITLPLAPLVAVFGVAVPQLSGRGLGHTGGTLDKLESIPGWRASLSNEEILAQLQDVGAVICAAGAGLAPADRKLYALRDVTGTVEAIPLIASSIMSKKIAEGTGSLVLDVKVGSGAFMKDEARARELAETMVALGKDAGVNTVALLTNMDTPLGLTAGNAIEVEESLEVLAGGGPEDVVELTVRLAEEMLASAGVNDADPAAALKDGRAMDVWNRMIEAQGGDPRAKLPAARESEVVYAPADGVLVELDALAVGVAAWRLGAGRARKEDAVQAGAGVRMHAKPGAVVRAGEPLMTLLTDTPERFARAKEALEHAVVIAPEGSRPAQRLIIDRIA, from the coding sequence ATGACTGACAAGGTGACAGAGACCCGCGCAGTGGACAACATTGCCGAACCCTTCGACGCCGTCGACATCATCCGCGTAAAGCGGGACAAGGGCACCCTCAGCCCGGAACAGATCGACTGGACCATCGATGCCTACACCCGCGGCGCCATCGCGGACGAACAGATGGCAGCCCTGAACATGGCCATCCTGCTCAACGGCATGGACCGCACCGAGATCGCCCGGTGGACCGCTGCGATGATCGCGTCCGGCGAACGCATGGACTTCTCCAGCCTTCGCCGGCCTGACGGCGGCCTGAAGTACACGTCTGACAAGCATTCCACGGGGGGCGTGGGGGACAAGATCACCCTGCCGCTCGCGCCGTTGGTTGCGGTTTTCGGGGTCGCCGTACCGCAGCTCTCCGGCCGGGGCCTTGGCCACACCGGCGGCACCCTGGACAAGCTTGAATCCATCCCTGGCTGGCGTGCCTCCCTCAGCAATGAGGAAATCCTGGCCCAGCTCCAGGACGTGGGCGCGGTGATCTGCGCCGCTGGCGCCGGCCTGGCCCCGGCGGACCGGAAGCTGTACGCACTGCGGGACGTCACGGGCACGGTTGAAGCCATTCCCTTGATTGCCTCCTCCATCATGAGCAAGAAAATCGCGGAAGGGACCGGCTCCCTGGTCCTGGACGTGAAGGTGGGCAGCGGTGCCTTCATGAAGGATGAGGCCAGGGCCCGGGAGCTTGCCGAGACCATGGTGGCGCTGGGCAAGGACGCAGGAGTGAACACCGTGGCACTGCTCACCAACATGGATACCCCGCTGGGACTGACCGCGGGCAACGCCATCGAGGTCGAAGAATCCTTGGAGGTGCTTGCCGGGGGCGGCCCGGAGGACGTGGTGGAGCTGACCGTCAGGCTCGCCGAGGAAATGCTGGCCTCGGCGGGAGTGAACGACGCAGATCCGGCCGCCGCCCTCAAGGACGGCCGCGCCATGGATGTCTGGAACCGCATGATCGAAGCCCAGGGCGGCGATCCGCGGGCCAAGCTTCCGGCGGCCCGGGAGTCCGAGGTGGTCTACGCCCCGGCGGACGGCGTGCTTGTGGAACTTGATGCCCTGGCCGTCGGTGTTGCAGCCTGGCGCCTGGGCGCCGGCCGTGCCCGCAAGGAGGACGCCGTGCAGGCCGGTGCCGGGGTCCGGATGCACGCCAAGCCCGGCGCCGTGGTCCGGGCCGGCGAGCCCCTGATGACGCTGCTCACGGACACCCCGGAACGGTTCGCGCGGGCGAAGGAGGCGCTGGAGCACGCAGTGGTCATTGCGCCCGAGGGATCGCGGCCGGCGCAGCGGCTGATCATCGACCGAATAGCATAG
- a CDS encoding DUF501 domain-containing protein: MEHNTAAARDESRQPSAHDLEVLSRQLGRPVRDVVEIPARCVCGNPLVAATAPRLSNGTPFPTTFYLTHPVITSAVSRLEAAGVMNEMNEQLAGDEELSAAYRAAHEDYLAARDAIGERSGIGAVPEIDGISAGGMPTRVKCLHVLVGHSLAAGPGVNPLGDQALAGITEWWTADRCYCDGAWDTTGEAPSRDLSRHGPQGLPDIVGRPAPVRKSAGTAGAAE; the protein is encoded by the coding sequence GTGGAACACAACACGGCAGCCGCCCGGGACGAATCCCGCCAACCATCAGCGCACGATCTTGAAGTCCTGAGCCGCCAGCTGGGACGGCCGGTCCGTGATGTGGTGGAAATTCCTGCCCGCTGCGTCTGCGGCAATCCGCTCGTGGCCGCCACGGCTCCCCGGCTCAGCAACGGGACTCCGTTTCCCACCACCTTTTACCTGACACACCCGGTCATCACCTCAGCGGTGTCGCGGCTCGAAGCCGCAGGCGTCATGAACGAGATGAATGAGCAGCTGGCCGGTGATGAAGAACTGTCCGCGGCCTACCGCGCAGCACACGAAGACTACCTCGCGGCCCGCGACGCCATCGGGGAGCGGTCCGGCATCGGGGCTGTCCCCGAAATTGACGGTATCTCCGCCGGAGGCATGCCCACGCGCGTCAAATGCCTGCACGTCCTGGTGGGGCATTCCCTGGCCGCCGGGCCCGGGGTCAACCCGCTCGGGGACCAGGCGCTGGCCGGCATCACCGAATGGTGGACCGCGGACAGGTGCTACTGCGACGGCGCCTGGGACACCACGGGAGAGGCACCGTCCAGGGACCTGAGCCGCCACGGGCCGCAGGGTTTGCCGGACATCGTGGGCCGGCCGGCCCCGGTGCGGAAATCCGCCGGCACGGCTGGAGCCGCGGAGTGA
- a CDS encoding MazG nucleotide pyrophosphohydrolase domain-containing protein, whose protein sequence is MGALTHASLVEYLLEETFEVAETIEAGVPAEKDFDVELQGELGDVLLQVVLHARLAEERGAFTFDDVARGLGAKMVRRNPHVFRPDGSLQDSFPATVEEIVQKWDAVKRAERPERQDPFEGIPLALPALARAQKSIDRAARAGVELPAQAPIPETEEELGELLLAVVRAAQANGFDAERALRGAVRNYQQHVPQQHQQS, encoded by the coding sequence ATGGGCGCCCTGACGCACGCCTCCCTGGTGGAATACCTGCTGGAAGAGACGTTCGAGGTGGCCGAGACCATCGAGGCCGGCGTGCCGGCGGAGAAGGATTTCGACGTCGAGCTCCAGGGCGAGCTGGGCGACGTCCTGCTTCAGGTGGTCCTGCACGCCCGCCTCGCTGAGGAGCGCGGCGCCTTCACGTTCGACGACGTCGCGCGCGGCCTGGGTGCCAAGATGGTCCGCCGCAACCCGCACGTGTTCCGCCCGGACGGCTCACTGCAGGACAGCTTTCCCGCAACGGTCGAGGAGATCGTGCAGAAGTGGGATGCGGTGAAGCGGGCGGAGCGGCCGGAGCGGCAGGATCCGTTCGAAGGGATCCCGCTGGCCCTGCCGGCGCTCGCGAGGGCGCAGAAGTCCATCGACCGGGCGGCAAGGGCCGGTGTCGAACTGCCTGCACAGGCTCCCATCCCGGAAACGGAAGAAGAACTCGGCGAGCTGCTGCTCGCCGTCGTACGCGCCGCACAAGCCAACGGATTCGACGCTGAGCGCGCCCTCCGCGGCGCCGTGCGGAACTACCAGCAGCACGTCCCGCAGCAGCACCAACAAAGTTAG
- a CDS encoding adenosine deaminase has translation MTEPIVDAAPAIDFDLKNLPKVSLHDHLDGGLRPATIIELAEAVGHTLPSTDPVALGEWFRESANSGSLVRYLETFDHTVAVMQTHEGLFRVAKEFVEDLADDGVVYGEVRWAPEQHFQKGLTLDQAVEAVQEGLEAGVEAVGESGREIQVGQLITAMRHADRGQEIAELAVRHRNKGAVGFDIAGAEDGFLPSRFRDAFTYLAQQNFPATVHAGEAAGLDSIQSALVDGRALRLGHGVRIAEDIMVEFDDDAEDTIGLVTLGDLSSWIRDRGIALEICPSSNLQTGAIAGFGEGIESHPLDMLYQLGFNVTINTDNRLMSGVTLTDEFELLVETFDYDLDDLLELTLNAAEAAFLPLEEKEALVEYINDTYANLG, from the coding sequence GTGACTGAGCCCATTGTTGACGCTGCCCCTGCCATCGATTTCGACCTGAAGAACCTCCCCAAGGTCTCCCTCCACGACCACCTGGACGGAGGACTGCGTCCGGCCACCATCATCGAACTGGCCGAGGCCGTTGGCCACACGCTGCCTTCCACCGATCCCGTGGCGCTGGGCGAATGGTTCCGGGAGTCCGCCAACTCCGGCTCGCTGGTCCGCTACCTGGAAACGTTTGACCACACCGTTGCCGTCATGCAGACCCACGAAGGCCTGTTCCGGGTGGCCAAGGAGTTCGTTGAGGACCTCGCTGACGACGGCGTGGTGTACGGCGAAGTCCGGTGGGCGCCCGAGCAGCACTTCCAGAAGGGCCTCACGCTGGACCAGGCGGTGGAGGCCGTGCAGGAAGGACTCGAAGCCGGCGTCGAAGCCGTAGGGGAGAGCGGACGCGAGATCCAGGTGGGCCAGCTCATCACCGCCATGCGCCACGCGGACCGCGGGCAGGAGATCGCTGAACTCGCCGTCCGCCACCGCAACAAGGGCGCAGTCGGCTTCGACATCGCCGGAGCCGAGGACGGCTTCCTGCCTTCCCGTTTCCGGGACGCCTTCACCTACCTGGCCCAGCAGAACTTCCCGGCCACCGTGCACGCCGGCGAGGCCGCCGGGCTGGACAGCATCCAGTCCGCCCTGGTGGACGGCCGCGCCCTGCGGCTGGGACACGGCGTCCGGATTGCCGAGGACATCATGGTGGAGTTCGACGACGATGCAGAGGACACGATTGGCCTGGTCACCCTGGGCGACCTCTCCAGCTGGATCCGCGACCGCGGCATCGCCCTGGAAATCTGCCCCTCCTCCAACCTCCAGACCGGTGCGATCGCCGGGTTCGGCGAGGGCATCGAAAGCCATCCCCTGGACATGCTCTACCAGCTCGGCTTCAACGTCACCATCAACACCGACAACCGGCTGATGAGCGGTGTCACCCTGACCGACGAGTTCGAACTGCTGGTGGAAACCTTCGACTACGACCTCGATGACCTGCTGGAGCTGACGCTCAACGCGGCCGAGGCTGCCTTCCTGCCGCTCGAGGAGAAGGAAGCCCTGGTGGAGTACATCAACGACACCTACGCGAACCTTGGCTGA
- a CDS encoding DedA family protein, whose amino-acid sequence MEFINEAVLHAAGQWWIYPILLVFFFVDGFAMVVPSETLIVALAAFSRHSGEPNLWILGLTALVGAIAGDNMAFMLGRRIGLDRWKWMRRPKVQKAFGWARYELEKRGAVLIFTARYIPWGRVAVNYVAGSTGFAHRRFFLLDAFACITWVGYSIGIGLLASSFPWLHHNPLLSAGIAVVFAIVLGILIDHVLRWWHKHLARNDAEEVDEWLDGGPSGARGPVNGSSAVLAPAARDGKPAAN is encoded by the coding sequence GTGGAGTTTATTAATGAGGCCGTGCTCCATGCAGCTGGTCAGTGGTGGATTTACCCGATACTGCTCGTGTTCTTCTTCGTTGACGGCTTCGCGATGGTGGTCCCCAGCGAGACCCTGATCGTGGCACTGGCGGCCTTTTCCCGGCACAGCGGGGAGCCCAATCTTTGGATCCTCGGCCTGACAGCCCTGGTTGGGGCCATTGCCGGGGACAATATGGCGTTTATGCTCGGACGGCGGATTGGCCTGGACCGGTGGAAGTGGATGCGCCGCCCCAAGGTCCAGAAAGCCTTCGGCTGGGCCCGCTACGAGCTCGAAAAGCGCGGCGCCGTGCTGATCTTTACTGCCCGCTACATTCCGTGGGGCCGGGTGGCCGTCAACTACGTGGCCGGCAGCACGGGCTTCGCCCACCGGCGCTTCTTCCTGTTGGATGCCTTCGCCTGCATCACGTGGGTGGGCTATTCGATTGGCATCGGCCTGCTGGCCAGTTCGTTCCCCTGGCTCCACCACAATCCGCTGCTCAGCGCGGGCATAGCCGTGGTCTTCGCCATCGTGCTCGGCATCCTCATTGACCACGTCCTGCGCTGGTGGCACAAGCACCTTGCCCGCAACGACGCCGAAGAGGTTGATGAGTGGCTTGACGGCGGTCCCTCCGGCGCCCGGGGCCCCGTTAACGGCAGCTCGGCCGTCCTCGCTCCTGCGGCCCGGGACGGCAAGCCTGCCGCTAATTAG
- the eno gene encoding phosphopyruvate hydratase: MALIDAIHAREILDSRGNPTVEVEVLLSDGQIGRAAVPSGASTGEHEAVELRDGDKGRYLGKGVQKAVDAIIDQIAPALTGFDATDQRSIDQAMLDLDGTPNKGKLGANAILGVSLAVANAAAASADLPLYKYLGGPNAHVLPVPLMNILNGGSHADSDVDIQEFMVVPLGAETFSEGLRWGVEVYHALKSVLKEKGLATGLGDEGGFAPNLPSNRAALDLIQEAIKNAGYTPGKDIALALDVASSEFFTDGAYQFEGKSLTSAEMSAYYAELVADYPLVSIEDPLDENDWDGWKTLTDSIGDKVQLVGDDLFVTNPSILQRGIDTKTANSLLVKVNQIGSLTETLDAVSLAQRAGYTTITSHRSGETEDTTIADISVATNAGQIKTGAPARSERVAKYNQLLRIEEELDDAARYAGRSAFPRFKG; the protein is encoded by the coding sequence ATGGCGCTTATCGATGCCATCCACGCCCGCGAGATCCTCGATTCCCGTGGCAACCCGACCGTAGAAGTTGAGGTCCTGCTCTCCGACGGCCAGATCGGCCGCGCCGCAGTTCCCTCCGGTGCTTCCACCGGTGAGCACGAGGCTGTTGAACTGCGCGACGGCGACAAGGGCCGTTACCTCGGCAAGGGCGTCCAGAAGGCCGTGGACGCGATCATCGACCAGATCGCTCCGGCCCTGACCGGCTTCGACGCCACCGACCAGCGCAGCATCGACCAGGCCATGCTGGACCTGGACGGTACCCCGAACAAGGGCAAGCTGGGCGCCAACGCCATCCTGGGCGTTTCCCTGGCCGTTGCCAACGCAGCCGCCGCCTCCGCGGACCTGCCCCTCTACAAGTACCTCGGCGGACCGAACGCGCACGTCCTGCCCGTGCCGCTCATGAACATCCTCAACGGCGGCTCCCACGCGGATTCCGACGTCGACATCCAGGAATTCATGGTTGTGCCGCTGGGTGCCGAGACCTTCTCCGAGGGCCTCCGCTGGGGCGTTGAGGTCTACCACGCCCTCAAGTCCGTCCTGAAGGAAAAGGGCCTCGCCACCGGCCTGGGCGACGAAGGCGGCTTCGCACCGAACCTGCCGTCCAACCGTGCAGCACTGGACCTGATCCAGGAAGCCATCAAGAACGCCGGCTACACCCCGGGCAAGGACATCGCGCTGGCCCTGGACGTGGCCTCCTCGGAGTTCTTCACCGACGGCGCCTACCAGTTCGAAGGCAAGTCCCTGACCTCCGCCGAGATGAGCGCCTACTACGCCGAGCTCGTGGCGGACTACCCGCTGGTCTCCATCGAGGACCCGCTGGACGAGAACGACTGGGACGGCTGGAAGACCCTCACCGACTCCATCGGCGACAAGGTGCAGCTGGTGGGCGACGACCTCTTCGTCACCAACCCCTCCATCCTGCAGCGCGGCATCGACACCAAGACCGCCAACTCTCTCCTGGTGAAGGTCAACCAGATCGGTTCCCTGACCGAGACGCTCGACGCCGTCAGCCTGGCCCAGCGTGCCGGCTACACCACCATCACCTCGCACCGCTCCGGCGAAACCGAGGACACCACCATCGCCGACATCTCGGTGGCCACCAACGCCGGCCAGATCAAGACCGGCGCCCCCGCCCGCTCCGAGCGCGTGGCCAAGTACAACCAGCTGCTGCGCATCGAAGAGGAACTCGACGACGCCGCCCGCTACGCAGGCCGCAGCGCGTTCCCGCGTTTCAAGGGCTAG
- a CDS encoding ABC transporter permease, whose protein sequence is MSTTVSSPRSGKPQPEDASAKAGSALSSKPVSWRTPAMLTAFGLIALVFFGLMAPNQTASFGISTGEDFFQLPALAVNAAAGGIVLSVLLLGLAAYAVYLKTKDMPAPGWLTVTFIVLFTAAFLIWVVGGARTPNISLAGLIAGSVTLAVPLVFGSLSGVLCERVGVVNIAIEGQLLGGAFTAAIVASMTQNPFIGLLAAAVAGAVVSMVLALFSIKYLVNQIIVGVVLNVLVSGVTGFLFSTVMQANKAQFNSPPGLDIIEIPVLSSIPVIGPILFRQSLVGYLMYIAVLVVWVGLFKTRWGLRVRAVGEHPQAADTLGINVNATRFWNVTLGGAVAGIGGSFFTLVAIDSFTKEISGGRGFIALAALIFGRWNPIGAFFAALLFGFADNLQSIVTIIGTPVPSQFMAMLPYLVTVLAVAGLVGKSRGPAASGIPYVKG, encoded by the coding sequence ATGAGCACAACAGTTTCCTCGCCCCGCTCCGGAAAACCGCAGCCGGAGGACGCCTCAGCGAAGGCAGGTTCCGCCCTCTCCAGCAAACCCGTCAGCTGGCGGACGCCGGCGATGCTCACGGCCTTCGGCCTGATCGCCCTGGTGTTCTTCGGCCTGATGGCCCCCAACCAGACGGCCAGCTTCGGCATCTCCACAGGGGAAGACTTCTTCCAGCTGCCGGCCCTGGCGGTCAACGCGGCTGCCGGCGGCATCGTGCTGTCCGTCCTCCTGCTGGGGCTCGCCGCCTATGCGGTGTACCTCAAGACCAAGGACATGCCGGCCCCGGGCTGGCTGACGGTGACCTTCATCGTCCTGTTTACGGCCGCTTTCCTCATCTGGGTGGTGGGCGGCGCCCGCACCCCGAACATTTCGCTGGCCGGCCTCATCGCCGGCTCGGTGACCCTCGCCGTTCCGCTGGTGTTCGGATCACTGTCCGGCGTCCTCTGCGAACGGGTGGGCGTGGTAAACATCGCCATTGAGGGCCAACTGCTGGGCGGTGCGTTCACCGCCGCCATTGTGGCCAGCATGACGCAGAACCCCTTCATCGGGCTGCTGGCTGCTGCCGTGGCCGGTGCAGTGGTGTCCATGGTGCTGGCACTCTTCAGCATCAAGTACCTGGTGAACCAGATCATCGTCGGCGTGGTCCTGAATGTGCTGGTTTCGGGTGTGACCGGGTTTCTGTTCAGCACGGTGATGCAGGCCAACAAGGCGCAGTTCAACTCGCCCCCGGGGCTGGACATCATCGAAATCCCCGTCCTGTCCAGCATCCCCGTGATCGGCCCCATCCTCTTCCGGCAGTCCCTGGTGGGCTACCTCATGTACATCGCCGTCCTGGTGGTCTGGGTGGGCCTGTTCAAGACACGTTGGGGCCTCCGGGTGCGCGCCGTGGGCGAACACCCGCAGGCCGCGGACACCCTGGGCATCAACGTGAATGCCACCCGGTTCTGGAACGTCACCCTTGGCGGCGCCGTGGCCGGCATCGGCGGCTCCTTCTTTACCCTGGTGGCCATCGACAGCTTCACCAAGGAGATCTCCGGCGGCCGCGGCTTCATCGCCCTGGCAGCCCTGATCTTTGGCCGGTGGAACCCGATCGGAGCCTTCTTCGCAGCGCTCCTGTTCGGTTTCGCGGACAACCTCCAGAGCATCGTTACGATCATCGGCACGCCCGTTCCAAGCCAGTTCATGGCCATGCTCCCGTACCTGGTGACGGTCCTCGCAGTGGCCGGGCTGGTGGGCAAATCCCGGGGACCGGCGGCCAGCGGCATCCCCTATGTCAAGGGCTGA
- a CDS encoding DedA family protein, giving the protein MQAINDFILAAAGQPWVLVLVLACCVIDGFFPPIPSESVVVGLAAVAATADVPNPWVLMLVAALGAFSGDNIAYLIGRKVGTRRWGWMRNPRMQSAFRWAGRELRKRPASLILVARFVPIGRVAVNLTAGFTHYPHVRFIGLTVLSATLWAGYSVGIGLFFGQWFEDNHLLGAAIAIICAVALGILVDLGINRLRRRPPMVERMKEPEA; this is encoded by the coding sequence ATGCAGGCCATCAATGACTTCATCCTCGCCGCAGCCGGGCAGCCCTGGGTGCTGGTCCTGGTGCTGGCCTGCTGCGTCATTGACGGCTTCTTTCCGCCCATCCCCAGCGAGTCGGTGGTGGTGGGCCTCGCCGCCGTTGCCGCCACCGCGGACGTCCCCAACCCCTGGGTCCTGATGCTGGTGGCTGCACTGGGGGCATTCTCGGGGGACAACATTGCCTATCTGATCGGCCGCAAGGTGGGCACCAGGAGATGGGGGTGGATGCGTAACCCCCGGATGCAGAGCGCCTTCCGGTGGGCGGGCAGGGAACTGCGGAAGCGTCCGGCCTCGCTCATCCTCGTGGCGAGGTTCGTTCCGATCGGGAGGGTGGCAGTGAACCTGACAGCGGGCTTCACGCATTATCCCCACGTGCGTTTCATCGGCCTCACCGTTCTGTCCGCGACCCTCTGGGCCGGCTACTCCGTGGGGATCGGGCTGTTTTTCGGGCAGTGGTTCGAGGACAACCACCTTTTGGGCGCCGCCATCGCCATCATCTGCGCCGTGGCGCTGGGGATCCTCGTGGACCTGGGCATCAACCGCCTCCGTCGCCGGCCTCCGATGGTGGAACGGATGAAGGAACCGGAAGCGTAG
- a CDS encoding septum formation initiator family protein, with the protein MATRRPKVPKVAPSRAAKEAPEGADVILADFGPGKDTTAGDAAGAQPAGTAAGRRDQASRKGPEQARRKGSSATDGKAGPAAPADDEDQQPVPAKAFSGRMLALAVVMIAITIMLAPTVKIFFDKKAEIDALNADIAARQAEGDTLRQQVSRWQDPNYVKQQARDRINMVMPGETGYWVFGSDLPAGETSSQAGAATQDPADLPWVDSLWESITRAATD; encoded by the coding sequence ATGGCTACCCGCCGTCCCAAAGTTCCCAAGGTCGCCCCATCCCGCGCCGCAAAGGAAGCCCCCGAGGGCGCGGACGTCATCCTCGCGGACTTCGGCCCGGGCAAGGACACGACGGCAGGAGACGCGGCCGGCGCACAACCGGCCGGCACCGCAGCCGGGCGCCGGGACCAGGCCTCCCGCAAGGGGCCTGAACAGGCCCGCCGCAAGGGCAGCAGCGCCACCGACGGCAAGGCAGGCCCGGCGGCTCCCGCAGACGACGAAGACCAGCAGCCGGTACCGGCCAAGGCGTTCTCCGGGCGGATGCTGGCGCTGGCCGTGGTGATGATTGCCATCACCATCATGCTTGCGCCCACAGTGAAGATCTTCTTCGACAAGAAGGCCGAGATTGACGCGCTGAATGCCGATATCGCTGCCCGCCAGGCGGAAGGCGACACCCTGCGGCAGCAGGTGTCCCGCTGGCAGGACCCCAACTACGTGAAGCAGCAGGCCCGCGACCGCATTAACATGGTTATGCCGGGAGAAACCGGCTACTGGGTCTTCGGCAGCGATCTGCCGGCCGGAGAAACCAGCAGCCAGGCCGGTGCAGCAACACAAGACCCCGCCGATCTGCCGTGGGTGGATTCCCTGTGGGAGTCCATTACGCGCGCGGCTACAGACTGA
- a CDS encoding ABC transporter permease, with the protein MSDTHPPKHAAGEPGPEAQESAVPDERTAAVVAVDTAGGVMEPSAVPATAQSGKIPGGPDTLLRKIFTGSGMVSVLAVLLALIIGGLLIASTDKQVATTSTYFFARPTDFLSAVWNAATRSYIALFQGSVFNPRGNSVAAQFAPFMETLTIATPLITAGLGVALAFRAGLFNIGAQGQIIVAGILAAWVGFALDLPVGLHLLLVLAAGIVGGAFWGGLVGLLKARTGAHEVILTIMFNYIALYFLRYLLNTPAFQRPGESNPISPILDPTAVYPQIFGTQYRLHLGFLLAIATTVLVWWLLNRSTVGFEFRAVGANPKAAQTAGINVSRSTILVMALAGGLAGMSGVAQVAGTEKVLTDGVAATYGFDAITVALLGRSTPWGTFAAGLLFGAFRAGAVQMQIQTGTPIDIVLVVQSLIVLFIAAPPLVRAVFGLNPRRRKPAKAGKSRKAATTGGAA; encoded by the coding sequence ATGTCTGACACGCATCCCCCCAAGCACGCGGCCGGCGAGCCTGGCCCCGAGGCGCAGGAGTCCGCTGTCCCGGACGAGCGGACGGCCGCCGTCGTGGCCGTTGATACTGCCGGCGGGGTCATGGAACCATCCGCCGTTCCGGCCACCGCCCAAAGCGGAAAGATCCCCGGCGGTCCCGACACCCTGCTGCGCAAGATCTTCACCGGCAGCGGCATGGTCTCCGTCCTGGCGGTCCTGCTGGCCCTCATCATCGGCGGGCTGCTGATCGCCAGCACCGACAAGCAGGTGGCCACCACCTCCACGTACTTCTTCGCACGGCCCACCGACTTCCTGTCCGCCGTCTGGAACGCGGCCACGCGGTCCTACATCGCCCTGTTCCAGGGCTCGGTCTTCAACCCCCGCGGCAACAGCGTTGCGGCCCAGTTCGCGCCGTTCATGGAGACCCTCACCATCGCCACCCCGCTCATCACGGCCGGCCTGGGCGTAGCGCTGGCCTTCCGCGCGGGGCTGTTCAACATCGGCGCCCAGGGCCAGATCATCGTGGCCGGCATCCTGGCCGCCTGGGTGGGTTTCGCGCTCGACCTTCCCGTGGGCCTGCACCTGCTCCTGGTCCTGGCGGCAGGCATCGTCGGCGGCGCCTTCTGGGGCGGGCTCGTCGGCCTCCTCAAGGCCCGCACGGGGGCCCACGAAGTCATCCTGACCATCATGTTCAACTACATCGCGCTGTACTTCCTGCGGTACCTGCTGAACACTCCGGCGTTCCAGCGGCCGGGGGAGTCGAACCCCATCTCGCCCATCCTGGACCCTACCGCTGTCTACCCGCAGATCTTCGGCACCCAGTACCGGCTCCACCTCGGCTTCCTCCTGGCCATAGCCACCACTGTCCTGGTCTGGTGGCTCCTCAACCGCTCCACCGTGGGCTTCGAATTCCGCGCCGTAGGCGCAAACCCCAAGGCGGCGCAGACAGCGGGCATCAACGTGTCCCGCTCCACCATCCTGGTGATGGCACTCGCCGGAGGGCTGGCGGGCATGTCCGGCGTCGCCCAGGTGGCGGGCACGGAGAAGGTCCTTACCGACGGCGTTGCCGCCACCTATGGCTTCGACGCCATCACAGTGGCCCTGCTGGGGCGTTCGACGCCGTGGGGCACCTTCGCAGCCGGCCTGCTGTTCGGCGCCTTCCGGGCCGGGGCGGTCCAGATGCAGATCCAGACCGGCACGCCCATCGATATCGTCCTGGTGGTCCAGTCCCTGATCGTGCTCTTCATTGCAGCACCGCCCCTCGTCAGGGCCGTATTCGGCCTCAACCCGCGGCGCAGGAAGCCGGCCAAAGCCGGCAAGTCCCGTAAGGCAGCAACCACCGGAGGTGCAGCATGA
- a CDS encoding cytidine deaminase, which produces MRHAYVPYSKFPVGAAALTHDGRIVSGCNVENASYGLTLCAECALVGNLHMTGGGLLRAFYCVDGSGNILMPCGRCRQLLYEFRAPDMELMTTQGIKSMDQVLPDAFGPEHLKET; this is translated from the coding sequence ATGCGCCACGCCTACGTTCCCTACTCGAAGTTCCCGGTGGGAGCGGCGGCACTGACCCACGACGGCCGTATTGTCAGCGGCTGCAATGTAGAGAACGCCAGCTACGGCCTTACCCTCTGCGCCGAGTGCGCGCTGGTGGGCAACCTGCACATGACCGGCGGCGGGCTGCTCCGCGCCTTCTACTGCGTGGACGGCAGCGGCAACATCCTCATGCCCTGTGGACGCTGCCGCCAGCTGCTGTACGAGTTCCGCGCCCCGGACATGGAGCTCATGACGACCCAAGGCATCAAGTCCATGGACCAGGTGTTGCCTGACGCCTTCGGTCCCGAACACCTGAAGGAAACATAA